CGCACCTTTCAATCGTTTCTCATACCGTAAAAGTTGCTCTTTTTGAGAATTGACCACTGCCTCGAGATCTTGTTTTTGCATCGTAATCTTTTGACAAAGCTTCACCTTATGTTCAGTATGTTACTCCTACAACAAAGTGCAAATGCATTTGTAATATTTTGTTGATTATTATGCACTAGTTCCTGCGTGCAAAAGAATTATTCAATTAAACATAAAACCAAAGCAATGTTTACGTTTGAGTTTTGCAATTTTTaggcaggggttagacatcaattgaatataggctacccaaaatcaaaatcaatatggcgtcatttgtttatcaacaaatcatttacgaggattgaaatcgaaaaatgcgctgctttattctaacagCATGAGCGATtctcatatttcggtttcacatggaggtgttcacatttaacatggagtttaaagttagccactattcgactatataaccgaaccgagttgtaaacaacagtaatttattgaaccaaaatgtcaataaaccgcagcaatattgggtacactggcaatatgatggatttgacgttttagtcgtacccctgtttttaggtgaaattgacattaaaatacatgtagagagtaaagagtaacCAGAAACGGCGATGAATATGATATATAGATGGCGCTATACAAATGGAATAAAACTCGATATACAGAAATTCTCCTCTAATTCCATATCTAGCTAATTAacaaatttacgttagatttaaaACCAGAtgggcgcagcgagtaaaatgatgtttaaatgttttttttttttaattttaaacttaataaattaaaaaatctgcatttttttaaattacctgTTTCgagtattctttctacgctaaaaaggttaaaaaatcatcattctttgattcttttgattcggtttccatagaaattctatcagacaatctggacagatgtggacttcccgggattttgaataacttcttgtacaatttgttgtcagaaacgcgaatgaacttCCTCCGTGGACAGCTGACAACTTCCataaatagttatatgggtctaccccaagacTTATGTCTCAGCTCccttctttatattttttatgtgaaagatattgacagtttttttttacagaacggtgacagcttgcagatgatggtgtagtttccgtcagaggttccCATCCTGAAAACTTGCAAAGTTCTCTAGATAACTTGTTTTCTTGGTCGAGGAACATATggatcgaattctcgccgcagaaaactgaactggtagtgtttactcgaaagcggttcccagcccaataacaacttaagcttttgggcagaagcattgaccttcaagtaccatggtgtctggtttgattcaatatgcacttggaatacccacatcacgtatttgaagcaaaaatgtcagaaGAGGGTTAACTTtttccgctcgatttgcggtaCGTGGTGGGGAACTCATCCAGGAGATCTCATAACCCTTTTATGAAACAaatattctatctattctggagtatggctctttctgctttctctcagcagctaaaagtcaccatCTAAAAGTGAAACGAATTCAATAttattgtctgcgtatagctctcttctgtatgcactcaacgcatcacatgagtctcgaggttctggaaGGAATAACACCACTACAGAATAGATcgtgggaactttctctcagaatactggtgaaatgcgaagtcacgaacacacttgtgattgaaaacattgaaaaaattcttcatctaaatatacaatctcggtttatgagaatttatcaccactatatttcgtcagatatttatcttccatcgtttactccagaccgtgctcacttcaccatcagtagttcctcaattgaatacgatctgtcgatggaacaagcaatacttgcgatttcagcttcgaccaacttccATTCCCcatatttttaaccgaaagcaccacaaagtcaattgcatgaaaagacaCTTCACTGATGAGTCTCGCCTCGATGGATctactggcttcggtgttttcaatgaaaattcgagcgccttccgtaaactgcaggaaccttgttccgtttatgttgctgagctggcagcaatcgacttcgcattggggatgatctccaacaagatCATTAcatcattttctcggatagtctcagttcgcttgaggctctccagtcgatgaaaattAGTAGGTACCCATcctatttcctcacaaaagtgaggcagcagatgagtgcactgatcgaaagatcttataagataacctttgtattggccccctctcattgctcaatcctggcaatgagaaggcgaacATTCTGGTAAAGGTGgatgcccaggaaggcgaattgtttgatggacagatttcatacgatgaatttttccaattactggaTCAGAGTtctctcttgagttggcaaaccgattgggacactggaagtcttggacGGTGGTTATATCCAATTATTCcgaaggtttcttcgagagggtggttcaaaggtttggacttaagtcgtgacttcattcgtgtaatgagtagacttatgtccaaccactactcgttagatgtgcatctccacagaataaatcttgtaaagcaatgtctgtcggtgtggaaacggttacgatgacatcgatcacgcagtttggcaatgcacggataattacgcagccagagagtaccttttgaatgcccttagggctcaaggaagacaaccctatgttcctgttagagacgtgttgggaattcgcgacatctgctatatgcagttgatctatatgttcgtgaaacggtctagtgtaagaatttaatgcttttgtgttttttctttttcgttattagtttgtttatCTTGTCCCCTCACCTCATCGTCGCCCATCCTCGACAGCTAATCGAACatcagatgctatccctggtcattacgcacaatgctacagtgcgtgcggcaaccctcggttgagacaacgatacctcatatccatatccctaacctgacccgtcccacaaaaattgttgcccctctaacctcgagtaaaccgcgagtaatcggtcgaaacctactaaacatagatttaagttgaattttttgacgtaggactacgtctttcatttctatactggggtgtaagtttaaagtttcgaaaacgaaagcgttacaccggagaacgagattttgagcgttaatagatcctaaacaactgaaggaaatggtatgacaaacacttcattcgaaagataaaatgtctacgcgttatatgcttgttactttttgactcaaaaacttgtttcaatagccctaaaattgctttcaaacagGCTATTTAAATCAcacaaatcggtatataagcgagtgtcgcttggaaatccactcagttatgattgcgcaacgattgaggtactatcgctggaatgaatggatgattCCCTAATACTTCAAAACCacggtgcctggggaaatcgacattacaaaatagatgcaagctgcgagtacttttgtactcgcttgcgtttctggaaatcagaatgtttccctaacacagacttcaaaatcatgaagcctggggaaatcggcattgcaaaatagatgtgagctgcgggtacttttgtactcgtttgcgtttctgcaaatcggaatgtttccctaccATAGActccaaaaccatggagcctggggaaatcgacatagcaaattagatgcaagcaacgggaacttttgtactcgtttgcgttttcgcAAATTggaatatttccctaacacagacttcaaaagcatgaagcctggggaaatcgacattgcaaaattgatgaaagctgcgagtacttttgtactcgtttgcgtttctggaaatcggaatgtttcacTCACACAGACTtcaaccatggagcctgagaaaatcggcattgaaaattagatgcaagcagcgggtacttttgtactcgttttcgtttttgcaacttggaatgtttccctaacacagatttcaaaaacatggagcctggacaaattggcattgcaaaatagatgcaaactacgggtacttttaaattcgcttgcatttttgcaaaccggaatgtgttttcccaatacagattccgaaaccaagaaaatcggcattgcagatacattcaagtcggcaatacttctATACCcctatgcatttttacactccggaattcgttttgctcacacggtctacaaaagcgggtacaaatgcaacgctttggctcgattattctagactgcattggaagatatctattcatgtcgccagctcaccgAACTTCTACACATACCGCAAAACGCAAAATGTAGTTAcatatttgctgcgataactactaccataatacatgaattgacttaaattgagatttgtttgcaattgaattcttaaatagtttcattcatccaCTAGTttgatcaataatttaatcaatgcacacaaaagatagctctgcgcagcgcaGATATCGTACCCAATTTGGAACAttcgaggtgggattattgctaattgaggagatacaattgattacctaagccaacggcagtcctacgtcaaccttgcggttataccataggtataacccatccatagtttttataaacaaatcttgaataagcagctccgcaaagcttatgcgattgagccttacaaataaatgaattggaaaaaatacgttttcattttaaattttaatgatgtacaaacttgcaatacagtgtacaTTTGAaacttactgtgtacacctagctggttttctgttaaaattgtttataaaaacaaaaaagcatactacaaagagcagctcgatgtaaattttcgtctgcagaaaataagaaaatgtgagtgttttaccatcacttctcttccagtttatcgaatcagcggtgaagttttctcatttttactccagaaatattgatgaaaataaaattctaatcGAGTCAggcaagacggacactccaccgactgaagacaaacattttgtttttaaaacaatttgattatctcctttttttaacagatgtccactaactacgtttgcaagtgcaaccagatattatggacgaatcagcagagcggtttttgaaacgtaatccgaatttgtcattccgaatactggaagctattttagacatgaaaaatgggaaaaattacaagcccttctaggtgattttagtctagtctttttgttcgatcataaccctaaaacttatcgagtacataaacttaaattttcagttagtgtccatctttcccaacCCAGGTGTCCATCTTGTCCGTCAAGTGTTCGTTTTTtccgactcaatcttattttcTCTAAGATGTCGGAGATGTCAAAgataaattttattataaaaggaCACCTAGACTaccaatttgtggtgagataggtatatattttttgtggaaTTCACGAgaaaaatcaacgtttactCAAGGTGTCCGTCTCATGTAAGCCCCTATATTATGaagaatggcttgttataagtgttgtaacttaatttttttttttcaacaggtaaacgatgagtagcatgtgttgctgtaaaaatactgcaaatccttctcggaTCGGCccttacataatcaatgatatcatccaacttaatatgatatcgatttcatcgccatTATCCACTGTATTAATAACCtgtgaccgggtgacaccccGGGTCGGTTGTCTTGAGTGTCACCCCTCCAATCGAATTTTATTCTCCAGTCTTTGTTTTCGCTCtctaataaaaattcattttaaaattcgaaagcattttcaacttgtttttaattgtgctttcgaatttccttttttgattcagccattgtcaatatttatacagttttcatAAGCAATTAGCATGTTATACAAGgtgtgttcaaaaagtatcgcgaattttgtgttttttgaaaaatcgaagaCGAGCCAAAATACGTGCAAGCAAAGCAACTGTCAataattaactgaacattcaaaatgacCGAACTTGTCGGCATAAATGatacatgagtaccaacataacgccactaaataatcgaaattacaatatacgtaacccgtgatactttttgaacatacCTCGTATatgaaattgcgcagaattaaatttcttctaaactcatcgcaatcaaatatttttcctggttataacattgtaatttatggaaagaactacacaCCTTACATATACTCACTTTgcgaaatttaaaaccatcatcgcTTTCACCGCTGCGCCGCCTAGTTGTAgacaaggcgcttatatcaatgtataacaggtgaagcaacatcatcacttcaataagatgGGAATTACGGTTTgcggagcgggggttgtttgttttgttattgctaggatacgccatttttgcattttcacatgcgagagtagtggaaataagaatgaaattctacaaaaacaTCTCTTCTTTTCCACAAAAATTCGCGAAagtcgaacatagtaggcatcgttctaataagcgtcgtagcagttcgtagagagccgccggcagcgttctgatgctgtttgtaaacaataccgacagcaattccaatgtGAAAGTGCATttaatatgattgtttcacctggtatatatagaggcgccttggttgtAGATTTTTACGTTAGATCTACaataacaaaagtaaacaaatgtcaaaccgGCTGTATATGCCGTCGATTCAACGTTGGTTTCACATATACCCTGAACATGGTCgaaaatgattcaaaataatATACAGTAggttacctctaattcgacagacttgtaatgcgacatataTAATTGAACAATTTCGCccctaattggacatttttgtaaacatcgagtttgggacccaaattatggcccaagATTGAAGGTGTCCACAAGATGCCgatactgtaccactgtcatcgcgaatgtccaattacaagtCACaatcaagatggtggagttaacaggtggctcgtaatttacactatttagaaaagacgtatgaggaatggcaatacgaaaagtttggatttgtttatgttattacttacgttggtatggttacatttgatttcgtcgaaggtatttgaagcagtataataaatatacagttgtcgttgaaaatagtaacctagtaaccttttgcatatgcttccgccagctggctcggctaatgtgattcagggagtgatttgatcgtggtaccgccactggcgcataatttgcagctttgtttagtgctggttcataacgacattcaaccgtgccggcgaaactgtagtcaatgtttagtgttgtttggataccatttatgtaaataagttcaaacttacgggatacgtccgaacggcatttctgacattacgttttaccttccacttaaCTTTACTTGGTCACAATCACCTCTAATGCAATACTGAGTGGTGTCTCggtatgtcgaattagaggtaacttactgtacattgTTAAGTGCTTTTATTCTGGATCATtcggatagaatcaaattggttgtcaaaaagaatccagtagaaatgtcaaaagagaccCGATAATCAGGAGGGGGAAAAAGTGTTAATATTTCACTacataaaaaagtatttttattGAAGGTGCAAATAATCGAACTAATAAAATTGAACGAAGTACATTTTTAATAAGGAATCAGAAGCAAAATgtttcagtattattgactATTAAATAAACTTAATTatgattcaattttacttctcacCAAATGTTAGGTACTTATTATTATGAacgataaaattatattttttgaactTTCATCATTCATTAAAACaattaaaacattaaaacaatCAAAACAATTGAATCCACCTATTTATTAATCCTTTCATATTTTGAAGTTCAATAAAGTAAATGGACCTGATTcttgaatacacttcacggtggaaacggaatgaaacgtatccgcgatgacaacgttacggtgtcgacatctgaatACAAGATTAGTTTCcctctaaacttatcattataattgtcgaatttacgcaaagctgaatcagctcatgcgacatctacattagagttcagaaccacaaaagtgagggtgtttgtttattttacgcactgaaaagcaagattcggtggtgattattcattttattttatttttagattcatttcagccattgcatgtagtcagtatatggtaagaaagttggagttttgtatatttacgatggtttcaatatgcgatttgaccaaagtcatagataatcttcgaaaattttaagtttgataatgcataccggttattgatactatggataattgcgatgaaatcgatatcatatcaaattggccattGATTacgtaggggccgatacgagaaggatttgcagtatttttagcgaaaacaccctattcatcctttacttagttgaaaaaaaataatgttacaatacttataacaagccattcctcgtaatgtacatagcacattgtaaaatgatgattttctaatcttttcagcgtggaaagaatacatgaaaccgggaaatttgaagataaattctgatttttctagaaaatttgaacgaatttcataccaaaaaaacaaaacatcctattttactcgctgcgccatctgattGTAAATCCAaagtaaattcgtcaatatgaaattatcttcagatgaaatttttgtatgagattattatatcacatgaagaaaacaaagttttccactcacattaaataccagtttgatacaaagaagttaattttcattaatgatttttcatttgaaaagttctcattctgcctgaaaactcattattatcttcgacacttcactaactcgtaaaacgtagttcagtggcgtgccgttcattttgtttccaccgtgaagtgtattcgagaatcaggcccaatatctTTACATCTGGCATTCCTGCATACGATGTTCCTGTAGCACTCCCCTTCGCACAAAAGTACCACCTTCCTTTCAACCACCTGCAaatcttgtttatatttttgttaTGGATTGAGAAATCTAACAGCATAACAGAAAACGAAAACATTTGAATTAAAAttccaaatagttttaaaaaggCGCGACGGCAGCAAACTAACATGGACCTGCTAGGATCAATTCTTGGATCGATGGATAAACCTCCTACTAGAGATAAAAAAGAGCGAGAAATCATTGAAAGTATTTATCGTGCAAAATAAATGTCGCATTTGATACCAACCATTTCTAAATTTAGAGCAAAAAAAGGAGCTGGAGCAGATGAAAAACAAGGAACGGGACGAGTTGAATAGATTTCGGAAATACGCTGAGGAACGTTTAGGTCGTCTCGTTAAAGACTCCAATCGTCGATTCATGGAATTTCAGCCACTGGATAAAGTCCACCGTACAGTAGTGTATTTATTATTTCGAGCATTATTCAGAAACGCGTGCATCTTATACCATCTCATATTTCAGACATGACATCGCCGAAATTGCTGGCTTAGTTGCAATGAGCTTTGGTGTGGAAGGCGTAGATCGATATATAGTGGTTTACAAGAAAGAACATATGCCTTCGGAGGAAGAATTGGCAGTGCGTAGGAATGGAGATCCCTGGAATAAGCAAACCGCCGAAGCGTATACTCAAAGACGAAAGCAGCAAAAATTGCTGGAAGAAGAACGCCAGAAAAAACCTCTCAAAGAAGCCGAAATCGCAGTTCCTGTGTCCAATTACAAAGACAAATACGCTCATCTCATCGGCCAGGAAGCAGCTTTGGAGGCCGCGAAGAAAACTGAGACAAATAAATCATACGGTTATGGTAAGGCAGGTTGAGATCTGTGAATATTTGAATACTAAAAGGGAATTATTTCTAGTTCCTAGCGAAAACAAACGCGATATTCGTTCGATCGAGCAAACTATGGCTGATATTCAGGCGaagaaaaaacttaaaattCAACACGAAAATAACGTATCACACGATAGTTGCACAAGCGGACAGATTTGAATCCATTGAAGCCAAAGACTCAAAAATAGTTTAAGGAAAAGATATGGTTATACCGGATAACGGATGAGTTCAATCATTACGTCCGACTATGTAAGCTACGATTTCCTAGCGAAAATGTTTCGTAGTATTACTCACCATATAGTCATCGAACAAGATGTATAGCAATATATTAGTGTACAAGGGAAGAGCCAGGATTCTTCAATAACCGTCGTTCTTCCGAGAGTTAAAAATACTTTAGCGATCGCTAtttcacataatttttttcccagTGAAATGATAATCCTACCACATAAACACAGCCTTTTCACGCAGTATCCGAAGTCCGTACCTGTTCCACTCCGCTTTAGAAAGCCATAGTTCCGCAGCACTCTCGAGGCAAGACATAATGGCAGCTCCTTTCCATGATGTTATTTCTGGATCAATATCCTTTGAGCTAGTGACGATATTATGCTCTGAACGATACATTAGAGGGATTTTGAGTGCCACACGGTTCTGTAACCAGTTGCTAATGCCGACGAATTTCATTCCACCACCGACAACCAGAATGCATCCGTACATCTTACGTTTGAGCTCGTCGTTGgctgaaaaataaacaatgaaaTTAGAAACAGAGAGTGAATCTTTGAAATCTTCCCTCaggagatatatatatatatatatatatatatatatatatatatatatatatatatatatatatatatataaaactagctgacccggcaaacttcgtcccgcccaaaatttgttttttgctatcaataccttcaaacattcacgttttcttactaagcgcaagttcatgagtccaatcgtagaactgttcattgattgatcttctaatcaacccatacaactgctctgttctgcaagacacatcgggctgctgttctatatataactcaacaatgatcaatcaactgtctccactgtccggtggtctaactggataatggaagatcagaaggaatactcttacacctaaatggctactgtgtaaatgtaccatatgcaatggtatagaaggaaatacTCTTACGCAACTGTATAATGTGCCATTAGCACATTATACAGACAACTgtataatgtgctaattataatGACAACTGTATAATGTACTAATTATAATGACAACTgtataatgtgctaattatagatatgataaaacatgtgacatgtacacgatcaaaattcggctctgtcacaactcaaatgctaatgagcctaaaatacaTAAAtgggtggaggcgatctggcgtagtggtaacattcatacctctcacgctaaaggtcacgagttcaattctcactcccgacattcttccaaaaatggaagcaaagtgacgaaccagccaaatgtgttgaaagtcactaaaatacagataaaaaaaaatatacataaatggggcaaaaaaaaaacaattctcgttcaagatttttctaccacttgcaaataacatgtttctccgttacatgaaataaatgtttgatacagaaaatatgatagaataaagacagaccacCCCTCtttcctaaaatcttcacatgccaaatttggctccatttgcttgattagttttcgagttatggcgaaatttgtttttcatttgtatgacagcccatcctaaaagagggggaggagtatcaaacctccacatgccaaatttggtttcgtttgcttgattagttcttgagttatgcagaaatttgtgtttcatttgtatgggagcccccctcagagagggaggGGGAGTGTCGAATcatcttagaaatgtttcttccccataaaacctccacatgccaaatttagttccgtttgcttcattagtccttgaattatgcggaaatgcatgcgccatttgtatggcagccctcctccTCCTCTTCCCTCAGAGagatgggaggagtgtctatacaCCATACAatcgttttgtgtcccctaaaaccttcgcatgtcaaatttggcattttcttgattagctttcgagttatgcagaaatttgtccttCAGTTGTatgacactccaccccccttagagagagaggtggagtgtctaaccattcTAAAcatatttattgcgccctaaaacctctatatacctaatttggtttcgtttgcttgattaattctcgagtaatgcagaaattggtgtttcatttgtatggtagaccccccccccccaagtgagggaggagtatttaaccaccatagaatcattcgttgcaccctaaaacctccatacaaatcgcataacttgcgaatcaatcaagcaaacggaaccaaatttggcatgtggaggttttagagggcacgaaatgttttcatggtggttcgacactcctctcccctctctaaggggaagagggctgtcatacaaatgaaacacaaacttctgcataactcgagtacTAATCAAGccaatcgagccaaatttgagctgtgagggtttttgggtacgagaaatatttttatgatgatatgacacccACCCTCCTgtggaatgaagagggggtctcctaaaaatattacacatatttcaaccaaacatgacaattgaaaattttcggaaaactctgaaggaaatgggaaatatttgcgaatacgtcgaaatttcataaataactctttagtgaaaagttccggggaccctgaaaaggtttaattccatgcgtgattttgtagaatcatttcgaaaagcaacgattctttcttaccattgcgagaacaatacactaattgatcATATGTagcaatttgttttttatatcaatgcacaatgcagtatttaacgagaggcacgcatcgccattcaacaaacaTCAtatacgcgtctaacagatgcacacagttgcagcgataaaaatgaaacatcgggAGAAACAAACATCGGCATGACCGTTcatga
The Toxorhynchites rutilus septentrionalis strain SRP chromosome 2, ASM2978413v1, whole genome shotgun sequence genome window above contains:
- the LOC129765409 gene encoding sperm-associated antigen 7 homolog, with translation MDLLGSILGSMDKPPTRDKKEREIIEKQKKELEQMKNKERDELNRFRKYAEERLGRLVKDSNRRFMEFQPLDKVHRTVVHDIAEIAGLVAMSFGVEGVDRYIVVYKKEHMPSEEELAVRRNGDPWNKQTAEAYTQRRKQQKLLEEERQKKPLKEAEIAVPVSNYKDKYAHLIGQEAALEAAKKTETNKSYGYVPSENKRDIRSIEQTMADIQAKKKLKIQHENNVSHDSCTSGQI